A single region of the Musa acuminata AAA Group cultivar baxijiao chromosome BXJ1-11, Cavendish_Baxijiao_AAA, whole genome shotgun sequence genome encodes:
- the LOC135596427 gene encoding lysM domain receptor-like kinase 3, giving the protein MAVWWHTSLLLFIFLLLLPLGEADVQAVNPMECPKPSPVPACSAFLYVVPRGHNASDTAARYSADASLVEPIRRPSGATDFLVAVPCACEAAGNATALFHDTVYLVQPHDTASGVTDVVFSGLAWRVPENITDFASITVRLPCGCSATSVVSYAVQSGDTLTSISELLDSDVEAIKAMNPELMPNPDFLNPGQLLFVPMGVHGSPPPPPPPPPPPPPKGTATFMSERPVTFSLEEVDRATASFHDSRKIGEGGYGSVYLGILGTQEVAIKKMKSSKSKEFFAELNVLCKVHHRNVVELIGYAAGDDHLYLVYEYLQNGSLSDHLHDPLLKGHQPISWTARTQIGLDAARGIEYIHEHTKATCVHRDIKTSNILLDSVLRAKVADFGLAKLVEQSDEDWCFATRLVGTPGYLPPESVRELQMSTKSDVFAFGVVLAELVTGERALIPDKKDACKMRSLVTAMKEVSASDDPNAALEEIIDRNLDHVYPTEEVRKMVDVAMWCLSDDPVSRPEMREITTNLSQIVMASIEWEASLGGNSQVFSGIFTGR; this is encoded by the exons ATGGCTGTTTGGTGGCACACttccctcctcctcttcatcttcctcctcctccttccgctCGGCGAGGCTGACGTCCAAGCGGTGAACCCCATGGAGTGCCCCAAACCCTCTCCCGTCCCCGCATGCAGCGCCTTCCTCTACGTCGTCCCGCGCGGCCACAACGCCTCGGACACCGCCGCCCGCTACTCCGCCGACGCGTCGCTCGTCGAGCCCATCAGGCGCCCCTCGGGCGCGACCGACTTCTTGGTCGCCGTGCCGTGCGCGTGCGAGGCGGCCGGCAACGCCACGGCCCTGTTCCACGACACCGTGTATCTGGTGCAGCCCCACGACACGGCGAGCGGCGTCACGGACGTGGTCTTCAGCGGGCTGGCGTGGCGGGTGCCGGAGAACATCACCGACTTCGCGAGCATCACCGTGCGCCTCCCTTGCGGGTGCTCGGCGACGTCGGTCGTGTCGTACGCGGTGCAGTCCGGCGACACGCTGACGTCCATCTCCGAGCTGTTGGACTCGGACGTCGAGGCGATCAAGGCGATGAACCCGGAGCTGATGCCGAATCCCGACTTCTTGAATCCCGGGCAGTTGTTGTTTGTGCCCATGGGCGTGCATGgttcgccaccaccaccaccaccaccacctcctcctcctcctcccaaag GCACCGCGACATTCATGTCAGAGAGGCCTGTGACGTTTAGTCTGGAAGAGGTTGATAGAGCCACAGCAAGCTTCCACGATTCGAGAAAGATTGGTGAAGGAGGGTACGGCAGTGTGTATTTGGGAATCTTGGGAACACAG GAAGTTGCCATCAAAAAGATGAAGTCAAGCAAATCCAAGGAGTTCTTCGCTGAGCTGAATGTGTTGTGCAAAGTGCATCACAGAAATGTG GTTGAACTGATTGGTTATGCAGCAGGAGATGACCACCTTTACTTGGTCTACGAGTATCTTCAGAATGGCTCCTTGAGCGACCATCTCCATGATCCACTGCTCAAAG GTCATCAACCTATCTCATGGACTGCAAGAACACAGATCGGATTGGATGCTGCCAGGGGAATCGAGTACATCCATGAACACACCAAAGCCACCTGCGTTCATCGCGATATAAAGACCAGTAACATTCTGCTGGATAGTGTGCTGAGAGCAAAA GTTGCAGACTTTGGGTTGGCAAAGCTTGTGGAGCAAAGTGATGAGGACTGGTGTTTCGCGACTCGCTTGGTTGGAACTCCTGGTTACCTTCCACCAGA GTCTGTTAGGGAGCTTCAGATGAGCACCAAATCCGATGTGTTTGCCTTTGGAGTTGTTCTTGCTGAGCTTGTTACGGGAGAAAGAGCTCTCATTCCCGACAAGAAAGATGCTTGCAAGATGAGATCACTGGTTACAGCT ATGAAAGAAGTTTCCGCCTCGGACGATCCGAATGCTGCTCTGGAAGAGATCATCGATCGAAATCTTGATCATGTCTACCCTACGGAAGAAGTACGGAAG ATGGTGGACGTGGCGATGTGGTGTTTGAGTGATGATCCCGTAAGCAGACCTGAGATGAGGGAGATCACAACGAACCTATCACAGATAGTGATGGCTTCTATAGAGTGGGAAGCATCACTCGGTGGCAACAGCCAAGTCTTCAGTGGCATCTTTACTGGAAGATGA